The Sulfurospirillum halorespirans DSM 13726 genome has a window encoding:
- the nifJ gene encoding pyruvate:ferredoxin (flavodoxin) oxidoreductase, with amino-acid sequence MAKVMKTMDGNEAAAYASYAFTEVAGIYPITPSSPMADFTDIWASQGKKNLFGMPVKVVEMQSEGGAAGTVHGSLQAGALTTTYTASQGLLLKIPNMYKMAGGLLPSVIHVAARTLATHALSIFGDHQDVYAARQTGYAMLSSGSVQEVMDLAGVAHLCAIKGRIPFMHFFDGFRTSHEIQKIEVMDYAVFDKLLDKEAVQRFRDDALNPEHPKTRGTAQNDDIYFQGREAQNKFYDALPDIVAHYMAEISKVTGRDYKPFTYYGAKDADRIIVAMGSVTECLKETIDYLMSKGEKVGLITPHLYRPFSIKYLMDVMPESVKKIAVLDRTKESGSIGEPLFLDMRAAFYGHKNAPVIVGGRYGLSSKDVDPAQMLAVFENLKLAEPHNDFTIGIFDDVTFKSLDVKEKISLGEPETKECLFYGLGADGTVGANKSSIKIIGDETDMYAQAYFAYDSKKSGGFTRSHLRFGKHPIRSTYLVSNPHFVACSVAAYLELYDVIDGIREHGTFLLNSIWDADETIKRIPNKVKRILATKNVNFYIINATKLARDIGLGNRSNTIMQSAFFKLAEIIDFEEAQAFMKKQAYKTYHKKGDQIVELNYKAIDVGANGLIKVEVDPSWASLKDEVKTQDVVMYKGTPFVEAIAKPVNAARGDSLPVSVFNGYEDGTFEHGTTEYEKRGVGVTVPKWIEENCIQCNQCAFVCPHAVIRPFLINDAEFAAAPEGVKTHALDAKGKELKGLKYKIQVSSLDCTGCDLCVEACPTKEKSLVMVPLGESLEAGEQENADYLFKKVTYKDDILSKSSVKGALFAQPLFEFHAACPGCGETPYITLATRLFGDSMMIANATGCSSIYGGSAPSTPYRKNDKGHGPAWGNSLFEDNAEFGLGMHVATETMRHRVHSVMEASVEKAPNAIAALYKDWIEFRDDRVKSTEIRDLLVPLLQANPTAAGADVILSLKQYISKKSQWIFGGDGWAYDIGYGGLDHVIASGEDVNILVLDTEVYSNTGGQSSKSSRAGSIAQFTAAGKPSQKKDLGYIAMTYGNVFVAQINSNASAAQTIKAFEAAEAYPGVSLIIAYSPCIAHGIKGGLGKSGNQGELATKCGYWPIYTYDPRLEAEGKNPVKITGKEPDWSLYDDFLMNEVRYASLKKSNPEHAQALFEHNKKDAQRRWRQLNRLAIADFSNEVEGA; translated from the coding sequence ATGGCAAAAGTCATGAAAACTATGGATGGTAACGAAGCTGCCGCATACGCATCTTACGCCTTTACCGAAGTCGCAGGCATTTACCCAATTACACCTTCTTCTCCAATGGCGGATTTCACCGACATTTGGGCAAGTCAAGGTAAAAAAAACTTATTTGGTATGCCTGTTAAAGTTGTTGAAATGCAAAGTGAAGGTGGCGCAGCTGGAACCGTGCATGGTTCGCTTCAAGCAGGTGCCCTTACAACGACCTATACCGCTTCTCAAGGTCTGTTACTTAAAATCCCAAATATGTATAAAATGGCAGGTGGATTACTTCCAAGTGTTATCCATGTCGCCGCTCGTACCCTTGCAACGCATGCACTTTCTATCTTTGGTGACCACCAAGATGTGTATGCCGCTCGCCAAACAGGCTATGCAATGCTCTCTTCTGGTTCAGTTCAAGAAGTCATGGACTTAGCAGGTGTTGCACATTTATGTGCCATTAAAGGGCGTATTCCTTTTATGCACTTTTTCGATGGTTTTAGAACATCGCATGAGATTCAAAAAATTGAAGTGATGGACTATGCCGTTTTCGATAAGCTTTTAGACAAAGAAGCTGTTCAACGTTTCCGTGATGATGCACTTAACCCAGAGCATCCTAAAACGCGTGGTACAGCACAAAATGATGATATCTATTTCCAAGGCAGAGAAGCGCAAAACAAATTTTACGATGCGTTACCTGACATTGTAGCCCATTATATGGCTGAAATCTCAAAAGTAACAGGAAGAGATTATAAACCTTTCACCTATTATGGTGCGAAAGATGCTGATCGTATTATTGTTGCGATGGGTTCTGTCACAGAGTGTTTGAAAGAGACGATTGATTATTTAATGAGCAAAGGTGAAAAAGTTGGTTTGATTACACCGCATCTTTACCGCCCATTTAGTATCAAATATTTGATGGACGTTATGCCTGAATCCGTCAAAAAAATTGCAGTGCTTGATCGTACCAAAGAGTCAGGATCTATCGGTGAGCCATTGTTCTTGGATATGCGAGCTGCATTTTATGGACATAAAAATGCGCCAGTCATCGTTGGCGGACGTTATGGTCTCTCTTCAAAAGACGTTGATCCAGCACAAATGTTGGCTGTTTTTGAAAACCTCAAATTGGCTGAGCCTCACAATGACTTTACTATTGGTATCTTTGATGATGTTACCTTTAAATCATTGGATGTTAAAGAGAAAATCAGTTTGGGTGAGCCTGAGACGAAAGAGTGTCTCTTCTACGGACTTGGAGCGGATGGTACCGTAGGCGCAAATAAAAGTTCGATTAAAATCATCGGTGATGAAACCGACATGTATGCACAAGCGTATTTTGCCTATGACTCCAAAAAATCAGGTGGCTTTACCCGTTCTCACTTACGTTTTGGAAAACACCCAATTCGTTCAACCTACCTCGTTTCTAACCCTCACTTTGTCGCCTGTTCTGTGGCCGCATACCTTGAGTTGTATGATGTCATCGATGGTATTAGAGAGCATGGAACATTTCTTCTGAACTCCATTTGGGATGCTGATGAGACGATTAAACGTATTCCAAATAAAGTCAAACGCATTTTAGCAACCAAAAACGTTAATTTTTACATTATTAACGCTACAAAATTAGCACGTGACATTGGTTTAGGTAACAGAAGTAACACCATTATGCAATCTGCTTTCTTCAAACTTGCAGAGATTATTGATTTTGAAGAAGCACAAGCCTTTATGAAAAAACAAGCCTACAAAACGTATCACAAAAAAGGTGATCAAATTGTTGAGCTTAACTACAAAGCGATTGATGTGGGGGCTAATGGTTTGATTAAAGTTGAGGTTGATCCTTCATGGGCAAGCCTTAAAGATGAAGTCAAAACACAAGATGTGGTTATGTACAAAGGTACGCCATTTGTTGAAGCAATCGCAAAGCCAGTCAACGCTGCGCGCGGCGATAGCTTACCTGTTTCTGTTTTCAATGGTTACGAAGATGGTACGTTTGAGCATGGAACCACTGAATATGAAAAACGTGGTGTTGGTGTCACGGTTCCAAAATGGATCGAAGAAAACTGTATTCAATGTAACCAGTGTGCCTTTGTCTGCCCACATGCTGTTATTCGTCCATTCCTTATCAATGATGCAGAGTTCGCCGCTGCCCCTGAGGGTGTCAAAACCCATGCACTTGATGCAAAAGGAAAAGAGCTTAAAGGTCTAAAATACAAAATCCAAGTCTCTTCACTTGACTGTACAGGCTGTGATCTGTGTGTTGAAGCATGTCCAACCAAAGAGAAGTCGCTTGTTATGGTTCCACTGGGTGAAAGTCTTGAAGCGGGTGAGCAAGAAAATGCAGATTACCTCTTCAAAAAAGTAACGTATAAAGATGATATTCTCTCTAAAAGCAGTGTTAAAGGTGCTTTGTTTGCACAACCACTCTTTGAGTTCCACGCAGCATGCCCAGGTTGTGGTGAGACGCCTTATATCACGCTTGCAACCAGACTTTTTGGTGATAGCATGATGATTGCCAATGCAACTGGATGTTCCTCAATTTATGGCGGTTCTGCGCCTTCGACACCATACCGTAAAAATGACAAAGGTCATGGTCCAGCATGGGGTAACTCACTCTTTGAAGACAATGCGGAATTTGGTCTTGGTATGCATGTTGCTACCGAAACAATGCGCCATAGAGTTCACTCTGTTATGGAAGCATCTGTTGAGAAAGCGCCAAATGCGATCGCAGCACTTTACAAAGATTGGATCGAATTTAGAGACGATAGAGTCAAGTCTACTGAAATTCGTGATCTTTTAGTACCACTTTTACAAGCAAATCCAACGGCAGCGGGTGCGGATGTCATTCTTAGCCTCAAACAGTACATTTCTAAAAAATCACAATGGATTTTTGGTGGAGATGGTTGGGCATACGACATCGGTTACGGCGGATTGGATCATGTTATTGCTAGTGGCGAAGATGTCAACATCTTGGTTCTTGATACTGAGGTTTACTCCAATACCGGCGGTCAAAGCTCAAAATCTTCTCGTGCAGGTTCTATCGCTCAATTTACAGCAGCAGGAAAACCAAGTCAGAAAAAAGACCTTGGCTACATCGCTATGACATACGGTAACGTATTTGTGGCACAAATCAACTCTAACGCCTCTGCGGCACAAACGATTAAAGCCTTTGAAGCAGCCGAAGCGTATCCTGGTGTATCACTCATTATCGCTTATTCTCCATGTATCGCACATGGTATTAAAGGTGGTCTTGGAAAATCAGGTAACCAAGGTGAGCTTGCTACTAAATGTGGTTACTGGCCGATTTATACCTACGATCCACGCCTTGAAGCAGAGGGTAAAAACCCAGTTAAAATTACAGGAAAAGAGCCTGATTGGTCATTGTATGATGATTTCTTGATGAACGAAGTTCGTTATGCGTCACTTAAAAAGTCAAATCCAGAGCATGCGCAAGCACTCTTTGAACACAACAAAAAAGATGCACAACGTAGATGGAGACAGCTCAACCGTTTAGCCATTGCTGACTTCTCAAATGAGGTTGAAGGGGCGTAA
- a CDS encoding DUF4197 domain-containing protein yields MLPKSLILLAPLMLCAANWQDAVNSAVSATSTPKTTTSSSSTTSQSNATSGVKEALSLGAQQAVSLLGKEGGFLNNSAVKIPLPSSMKPVATAAEKLGGKSYVDDFVKTMNTAATKAVPKTASILSDTISGMSVEDANAIVKGSNTAATDYFKTKSGTKLLSAIMPIIKESISENQVMSSYQSLKEFAGGSSTTSSVSNNALVGQASSIAKGFGMGDAVPSGDESIEDYIGRKTLDGLFYMIAEKEKALRSNPLSSGSSIIQQVFGK; encoded by the coding sequence ATGTTACCCAAAAGCCTTATACTTTTAGCGCCCCTTATGCTGTGCGCTGCGAATTGGCAAGACGCTGTTAATAGTGCCGTTAGTGCAACCTCCACACCCAAAACAACGACCTCAAGTAGTTCAACAACCTCACAAAGCAATGCCACTTCAGGCGTCAAAGAAGCCCTGAGTCTTGGAGCACAACAAGCTGTGTCATTGTTGGGAAAAGAGGGAGGATTTTTAAACAACAGTGCCGTTAAAATTCCACTGCCTTCTTCGATGAAACCCGTAGCCACTGCGGCTGAAAAACTCGGTGGCAAAAGCTATGTGGATGATTTTGTCAAAACAATGAACACTGCAGCAACCAAGGCTGTTCCAAAAACTGCTTCGATTCTGAGCGATACGATTTCAGGTATGAGTGTCGAAGATGCAAATGCAATTGTCAAAGGAAGTAATACCGCGGCTACAGATTATTTTAAAACGAAATCAGGCACAAAACTGCTCAGTGCCATTATGCCGATCATCAAAGAGAGTATCAGTGAAAACCAAGTGATGAGCTCGTATCAAAGCCTCAAAGAGTTTGCAGGTGGCAGTAGTACGACATCAAGCGTTTCAAACAATGCCCTTGTAGGACAAGCCTCATCGATTGCAAAAGGGTTTGGGATGGGCGATGCTGTTCCAAGTGGTGATGAGAGTATTGAAGATTACATCGGTCGAAAAACGCTCGATGGTCTTTTTTATATGATTGCAGAGAAAGAAAAAGCGCTTCGTAGCAATCCACTCTCTAGTGGAAGCTCTATCATTCAGCAGGTTTTTGGAAAATAG
- a CDS encoding HAD family hydrolase — MKTILFDLDGTLIDSTDAILESFSVAYETFGRLVPEDDMIKKLIGHPLDLMFTMLGIDALEADEYVHAYKEHYRLISRKKTTLLPLAYEAITRASKMAILGIVTTKTAQYSEELLEHLGVMHHFKVLIGRESVTHPKPHPEPIQKALIALNADPEQTWMIGDTPMDIICANEAGVKSIGVLCGYSTQYELQKYTSLIGRDALDAVKMIGQHT, encoded by the coding sequence ATGAAGACAATTTTATTCGATTTAGACGGTACATTGATCGATTCAACCGATGCAATATTGGAAAGTTTTAGTGTTGCGTATGAGACCTTTGGACGCTTAGTTCCTGAGGACGACATGATCAAAAAACTCATTGGACATCCTCTTGATTTGATGTTTACCATGCTGGGAATTGATGCGTTAGAAGCCGATGAGTATGTTCATGCGTATAAAGAGCACTACAGACTGATTTCACGCAAAAAAACGACACTGTTGCCTCTGGCATATGAAGCCATCACGCGAGCTTCAAAAATGGCCATTTTGGGTATTGTGACGACAAAGACGGCACAGTATTCCGAAGAGCTTTTAGAGCATTTAGGCGTGATGCACCACTTTAAAGTGTTGATTGGAAGAGAGTCAGTGACCCATCCCAAACCTCACCCTGAACCCATTCAAAAAGCATTGATAGCGCTGAATGCTGATCCTGAACAGACATGGATGATCGGCGATACACCTATGGATATTATCTGTGCAAATGAAGCGGGAGTAAAGAGTATAGGCGTGCTCTGCGGGTACAGTACGCAGTATGAGTTACAAAAATACACTTCTTTGATTGGTCGTGATGCCTTAGACGCTGTTAAAATGATTGGACAACACACTTAG
- a CDS encoding Na/Pi cotransporter family protein, whose protein sequence is MKRLFLFIVIIALSFTFFYNQNLLSIAAGVAIFLFGMKSLEEGFRFFVGGLLDKFLKKITDSLYKSILFGTVITTLMQSSGLAAVIAISFISAGLISVAQGVGIILGGNIGTTTGAWLIAGLGLKISIATYALPMLVFGMLFIFQESKRLKGIGYALAGLGFSFLGIAYMKEGFDAFKATIDLTQYSADGFTGIILFAIIGAVMTIVMQSSHASLVLILTALSASQITYENAIALTIGANIGTTITAILGALGAGMEGKKLAAAHFLINTLTGVLLIGFVPQFIHFIDHTAPFFGISEQDYTLKLALYHTYFNLFCVLLFAPLVHHLVSLLNYFFQPKITAENAIDDVLFINDAALDFPDTAQATLLKETKHLYNNVYDIIAQGLSVTKEDISSGMEIEDILKRRDQALHVNMDDYYERRIKEIYGKIITFAIVAQGKFSDVTTQQFIPIKNATIDIVEAFKAAKHMQKNMLRYLESDNEYIKNEYNHIRKTLIKHLRTMQMIFNTSEEDVAVLLLSKLQLDAQNYDIAANKSLDNLIRTNKITYTMATSLMNDTSYAYTIASELSKVAHTLFVHATSESTEGREALILNEAEISDLTHASSPRSTS, encoded by the coding sequence GTGAAACGTCTGTTTCTTTTTATCGTTATCATAGCGCTTTCGTTTACCTTTTTTTACAATCAAAATCTGCTTTCGATTGCCGCAGGTGTCGCCATTTTTCTCTTTGGAATGAAAAGCCTTGAAGAGGGATTTCGTTTTTTCGTGGGCGGACTGCTCGATAAATTTCTCAAAAAAATCACTGACAGTCTCTACAAAAGCATCCTGTTTGGAACGGTCATCACCACGCTGATGCAATCCAGTGGTCTAGCCGCTGTCATCGCGATCTCGTTTATCAGCGCAGGGCTGATCAGCGTTGCGCAAGGTGTGGGCATCATTTTAGGCGGAAACATCGGTACGACCACTGGGGCGTGGCTGATTGCAGGGCTTGGGCTGAAAATTAGCATCGCGACCTACGCTTTGCCGATGCTTGTTTTTGGCATGCTCTTTATTTTTCAAGAGAGCAAGCGTCTTAAAGGCATCGGTTACGCGCTTGCAGGACTTGGCTTCTCCTTTTTGGGCATCGCCTACATGAAAGAGGGGTTTGACGCGTTTAAAGCCACCATTGATCTCACCCAATACTCCGCCGATGGCTTTACAGGCATCATCCTTTTTGCGATCATAGGTGCGGTCATGACCATCGTCATGCAGTCCTCGCACGCTTCATTGGTGTTAATTTTAACCGCCCTTTCGGCGTCGCAAATCACCTATGAAAATGCCATTGCGCTGACCATCGGGGCGAACATAGGAACGACGATTACCGCTATTTTAGGTGCTCTTGGCGCTGGAATGGAAGGTAAAAAGCTCGCGGCGGCGCACTTTTTGATTAACACCTTAACGGGCGTGTTGCTCATCGGTTTTGTTCCGCAATTTATCCATTTCATTGACCATACCGCGCCATTTTTTGGGATTTCTGAGCAGGATTACACGCTAAAACTTGCTCTGTATCACACCTATTTTAACCTCTTTTGCGTGCTTCTCTTCGCCCCACTCGTGCACCATTTGGTCAGCCTGCTCAATTACTTTTTTCAACCCAAAATCACTGCTGAAAATGCCATCGATGATGTTTTGTTTATCAACGACGCAGCGCTTGATTTTCCAGATACCGCTCAAGCGACCCTTTTAAAAGAGACGAAACATCTTTACAACAATGTTTACGACATCATCGCGCAAGGATTAAGCGTCACTAAAGAGGATATCTCCTCAGGCATGGAGATCGAAGATATTTTAAAAAGGCGCGATCAAGCCTTACATGTAAACATGGATGACTACTACGAGAGGCGCATCAAAGAGATTTACGGCAAGATCATCACCTTTGCCATTGTGGCGCAAGGAAAGTTTTCCGATGTCACAACTCAGCAATTTATCCCCATCAAAAACGCAACGATTGACATTGTTGAAGCGTTTAAAGCGGCAAAGCACATGCAAAAAAACATGCTTCGCTACCTCGAATCGGACAACGAATACATCAAAAACGAGTACAACCACATTCGCAAAACTCTCATCAAACACCTGCGCACCATGCAGATGATCTTTAACACTTCCGAAGAAGATGTCGCCGTTTTACTCTTAAGCAAACTCCAACTCGATGCTCAAAATTACGACATCGCCGCCAATAAATCACTCGATAATCTCATCCGTACCAATAAAATCACCTACACCATGGCAACCTCACTCATGAACGACACGAGCTATGCCTACACAATCGCTTCTGAGCTTAGCAAAGTTGCGCACACGCTGTTCGTTCACGCCACGTCCGAATCCACCGAAGGTCGTGAAGCTTTGATCTTAAATGAAGCCGAAATAAGCGACCTAACACACGCCTCAAGCCCAAGGAGTACCTCATGA
- a CDS encoding superoxide dismutase — protein MADAFTLAPLPYANDALEPAIDKETMQIHHDKHHQAYVTNLNAQVATYPELSTLSLEKIMASMSKYNAAVRNNGGGHYNHDLFWKLMAPVGKGGTPSVALQKAIERDFGSLDKLKEMFEKAGATRFGSGWAWVIVSADKKLVITSTPNQDNPLMDVADIKGTPILAVDVWEHAYYLKYQNKRGDYLKNWWSVVNWNEVNARFDAALK, from the coding sequence ATGGCAGATGCGTTTACGCTTGCCCCTTTGCCTTATGCCAACGATGCGCTTGAGCCTGCCATCGATAAAGAGACGATGCAGATCCATCATGACAAACATCATCAAGCGTATGTTACCAATCTTAACGCGCAAGTAGCAACCTATCCTGAACTTTCCACGTTGAGCCTTGAGAAGATAATGGCGTCGATGTCCAAATACAATGCAGCCGTACGTAACAACGGCGGAGGGCATTACAATCACGATCTTTTTTGGAAACTGATGGCACCTGTGGGAAAAGGTGGCACACCCTCAGTAGCACTTCAAAAAGCGATTGAGCGTGATTTTGGAAGTTTAGATAAACTGAAAGAGATGTTTGAAAAAGCAGGCGCAACGCGCTTTGGCTCAGGTTGGGCATGGGTGATTGTAAGTGCAGATAAAAAGCTTGTGATTACGTCAACTCCCAATCAGGACAATCCGCTGATGGACGTGGCAGACATAAAAGGAACACCGATTTTAGCCGTCGATGTTTGGGAACATGCTTATTACCTCAAATACCAAAATAAACGAGGGGATTACCTTAAAAATTGGTGGAGTGTGGTGAATTGGAATGAAGTCAATGCTCGCTTTGATGCGGCATTGAAGTAG